The following proteins are encoded in a genomic region of Zea mays cultivar B73 chromosome 9, Zm-B73-REFERENCE-NAM-5.0, whole genome shotgun sequence:
- the LOC100283717 gene encoding heat shock factor-binding protein 1, whose protein sequence is MASSKSGIPIKAEQDSDGSAQSTADMTAFVQNLLMQMQTRFQAMSENIISKIDEMGARIDELEQSLNDLKAEIGGEGMSTPSKMKEESRPSDSSA, encoded by the exons ATGGCGAGTTCCAAGTCCGGCATCCCTATCAAG GCAGAACAAGATTCGGATGGCTCGGCACAAAGCACAGCTGATATGACGGCTTTT GTGCAAAACCTTCTTATGCAGATG CAAACCAGGTTCCAAGCTATGTCGGAGAACATCATTTCAAAGA TAGATGAAATGGGTGCGAGAATTGATGAATTGGAACAGAGCCTCAATGACCTCAAGGCTGAGATAGGCGGTGAAGGCATGTCGACGCCATCTAAGATGAAGGAAGAGTCAAGACCTTCAGACAGCTCCGCATGA